The following are from one region of the Candidatus Shapirobacteria bacterium genome:
- a CDS encoding signal peptidase II, which yields MRKSQSSRVLWFTTGLVLLVFVNEVLAGFFGVMVRNYGVSFGFNIGGILLNIAVFLILGYKVIWRGEGGGLAAVFWGGGLNLVDRIRFGYVRDYWELFFGLYNNLADWMIVLGAGVFIINLWMKRSE from the coding sequence GTGAGAAAGAGTCAGAGTTCTAGAGTTTTGTGGTTTACAACCGGATTGGTTTTGTTGGTTTTTGTAAATGAGGTGTTGGCGGGATTTTTTGGGGTGATGGTCCGAAACTATGGAGTCAGTTTTGGGTTTAATATAGGTGGTATATTACTAAATATAGCCGTATTTTTGATTTTGGGATATAAAGTGATTTGGAGGGGAGAGGGGGGAGGGCTGGCGGCGGTGTTTTGGGGTGGAGGGTTAAACCTGGTTGACCGGATAAGATTTGGATATGTAAGGGATTATTGGGAATTATTTTTTGGGTTATATAATAACCTGGCAGATTGGATGATAGTTTTGGGTGCGGGGGTATTTATAATAAACTTATGGATGAAAAGATCGGAATAG
- a CDS encoding TrmH family RNA methyltransferase, protein MPTKLNSHQLRKSRVGESKKNQSLIKRNPIVLVLDNVLDTYNIGSFFRLADAIGAQKLCLCGPVVTPPNIKIHRSSIGTWKWVPWQHYTSTRECLEELKKNGYQIIVCEQHPKSVNYQQANYKFPVAIIAGSESTGVSKEAITAADMIVEIPMYGINISLNVLVATSVVCFHSLSVLK, encoded by the coding sequence ATGCCAACCAAACTAAATTCTCATCAGCTTCGTAAAAGTAGGGTAGGGGAGTCAAAAAAAAATCAATCCCTTATCAAACGCAACCCGATTGTCTTGGTCCTCGACAACGTTCTTGATACCTACAATATCGGTTCTTTTTTTCGGCTTGCCGATGCCATTGGCGCGCAAAAATTATGCCTTTGTGGACCGGTCGTCACTCCGCCAAACATCAAAATTCACCGTAGCTCAATTGGCACCTGGAAATGGGTTCCCTGGCAGCATTACACTTCCACCCGGGAATGCCTTGAAGAACTTAAAAAAAATGGTTATCAAATTATTGTGTGTGAACAACATCCCAAAAGCGTCAACTATCAACAAGCTAATTATAAATTTCCCGTCGCCATCATTGCCGGTAGTGAATCAACCGGCGTCTCAAAAGAAGCTATTACCGCCGCCGATATGATTGTCGAAATTCCAATGTACGGAATCAACATTTCCCTAAACGTTTTGGTGGCTACCTCCGTCGTCTGTTTTCACTCCCTTTCTGTCCTAAAATAA
- a CDS encoding LytR C-terminal domain-containing protein: MKKRVKNRGWLWLVILGVLVVAGGLGITVWSAGWNGKTDVKLAIISPDRLVMVSISPVRDMVNVLEVGGSVPIWVPGGLGWYKGDKIMRLLKQEVNFADYKPIFFYNFGFMADEVVFLEKYEDWSSNKNLISELGIFGWIKYVLWQNSMIVSSEEINGAIEQNKLVLGEIMMRDFGDDRILVDDMRLSVYNASAESGLAGFMSERLEWAGFSVMEVDDAEEIVDKCLMVYHHGLEERWGLLALKELFSCTIRTDSNLGENEIYLYFGDTFGRMIKYSNYVRSF; encoded by the coding sequence ATGAAAAAACGGGTTAAAAATAGGGGATGGCTTTGGCTGGTAATATTGGGAGTATTGGTGGTGGCGGGGGGGCTAGGAATTACTGTCTGGTCGGCTGGCTGGAATGGTAAAACCGATGTGAAACTGGCAATTATTTCTCCCGATCGGTTAGTAATGGTTTCGATAAGTCCGGTGAGGGATATGGTAAATGTGCTTGAGGTGGGGGGAAGTGTGCCGATTTGGGTGCCAGGAGGATTGGGGTGGTACAAGGGTGATAAGATCATGCGGTTACTAAAACAGGAGGTGAATTTTGCGGATTATAAACCGATATTTTTTTATAATTTTGGCTTTATGGCCGATGAGGTGGTATTTCTGGAAAAATATGAGGATTGGAGCAGCAATAAAAATTTGATCTCGGAGTTGGGAATATTTGGGTGGATTAAATATGTCTTATGGCAAAACAGTATGATTGTAAGCAGTGAGGAGATTAATGGTGCCATTGAGCAAAACAAGCTTGTATTGGGAGAAATAATGATGAGGGACTTTGGGGATGACAGAATTTTGGTTGATGATATGAGGCTATCGGTTTACAACGCATCGGCAGAAAGTGGGCTTGCCGGTTTTATGTCGGAGAGGTTGGAATGGGCGGGGTTTTCAGTAATGGAAGTTGATGATGCGGAGGAAATAGTCGATAAGTGCTTGATGGTATATCACCATGGTTTGGAGGAGAGATGGGGACTGTTGGCATTAAAGGAACTATTTAGTTGTACAATTCGGACAGACAGTAATTTGGGCGAAAACGAAATATATTTATATTTCGGTGATACCTTTGGCCGGATGATAAAATATAGTAATTATGTCCGGTCATTCTAA
- the dnaB gene encoding replicative DNA helicase, translated as MDTLKIPPSSEQAEISVLGSILIDNDGIVEVSDFLRPEHFHNENYAQVYQAMIDLYEKREPLDIVTVSERLKELKLLKRVGGKTFLARLANEVPTSANVESYGRIIKSLSAKRELISAAARISERAFDDGLKSEELLDYAEQEIYSLSQKHLKSVPSSLKEVLTASFDRLDELQKLGSGLRGIGTGFKSLDGMLAGMQDSNLIILAARPGVGKTAFVLNIARHVAVEEKKPVCVFSLEMSKEELVDRLLVRQGLIDAWKLKTGQLSEDDFASLSEAMGVLAEAPLYIDDTPGLTVTELRTKARRLQSDKGIRFIVVDYLQLMHGTTRDNRVQEVSEISQGLKNLARELKVPIVAAAQLSRAMEARGGKPRLSDLRESGSIEQDADVVLFLHREDEEVREIVTCGIEKHRNGPTGTFNLYFNGKQVSFFDVEKKG; from the coding sequence ATGGATACATTAAAGATACCGCCGAGTTCTGAGCAAGCCGAAATATCGGTTTTGGGGTCGATTTTGATAGATAACGATGGGATTGTTGAAGTGTCGGATTTTCTTCGTCCCGAACATTTTCACAATGAAAACTATGCCCAGGTGTATCAGGCAATGATTGATTTGTATGAAAAGAGGGAGCCCTTAGACATCGTGACTGTTTCGGAAAGGCTTAAGGAGCTTAAGTTGTTAAAGAGGGTGGGAGGGAAGACGTTTTTGGCCAGGTTGGCAAACGAGGTGCCGACTTCGGCCAATGTTGAGAGTTATGGTCGGATTATTAAGTCGCTATCGGCTAAAAGGGAGCTGATTTCGGCGGCGGCCAGGATTTCCGAGAGAGCTTTTGATGATGGATTGAAGTCGGAGGAGCTTTTGGATTATGCCGAGCAGGAAATATATTCGCTGTCGCAAAAACATTTGAAATCGGTGCCATCTTCGCTGAAGGAAGTTTTGACGGCCAGTTTTGACCGCCTGGATGAGTTGCAGAAATTGGGAAGTGGTTTGAGGGGAATCGGGACCGGTTTTAAGTCGTTGGATGGAATGCTTGCCGGAATGCAGGATAGTAATTTAATAATTTTGGCAGCCAGGCCGGGAGTGGGAAAAACGGCTTTTGTTTTGAATATTGCCAGACATGTGGCGGTTGAAGAAAAGAAACCGGTGTGTGTATTTTCTTTGGAAATGAGCAAGGAGGAACTAGTAGACAGATTGCTAGTTCGTCAGGGGCTGATTGACGCCTGGAAGCTAAAGACTGGACAACTGTCGGAAGATGACTTTGCGTCGTTGTCGGAGGCAATGGGGGTACTAGCTGAGGCCCCGCTTTATATTGACGATACTCCCGGGCTGACGGTGACGGAACTGAGGACGAAGGCAAGGAGACTGCAGTCGGATAAGGGGATAAGATTTATTGTGGTTGATTATTTGCAACTGATGCATGGAACTACCAGAGATAATCGGGTTCAGGAGGTGTCGGAAATTTCCCAGGGATTAAAAAATTTGGCAAGAGAGCTAAAGGTGCCAATTGTGGCGGCGGCTCAACTTTCCCGGGCAATGGAAGCCAGGGGGGGGAAACCGAGACTGTCGGATCTGCGGGAATCGGGAAGTATTGAACAGGATGCTGACGTGGTACTGTTTTTACACCGGGAGGACGAGGAGGTTCGGGAAATTGTGACCTGTGGGATCGAAAAACACAGGAATGGTCCGACTGGAACTTTTAATCTGTACTTTAACGGTAAGCAGGTGAGTTTTTTTGATGTGGAGAAGAAAGGGTGA
- a CDS encoding tyrosine-type recombinase/integrase: MNDDLITLFTRFIEHLEIERNCSRLTVVKYKHYLGKLEAFFREELKIEYPTLSDINSESVRKFRLFLARQPGLNGDLKSVTQGYYVIVLRAFLKWAIKNDLKSMQPEKIDVPKNSEHSLKFLNGEQIARLFNQPLLSTPAGLRDRAILELLFSAGLRVSELVALNRDQIDLKTREFGIIGKGGRSRLVFISQSAKVILERYLRSRTDKFRPLFVNLKKRKDITASEEKARLSSRAIQYMVKRFTRQAKIPVGATPHTLRHSMATDLLRSGADLRSVQELLGHKNIATTQIYTHVTDARLREVHEKYHSGNRK, from the coding sequence ATGAATGATGATTTAATCACGCTATTTACGAGATTTATTGAACATTTGGAAATTGAAAGAAATTGCTCGCGACTGACAGTGGTGAAATATAAACATTACCTGGGGAAACTGGAGGCCTTTTTTAGGGAGGAGCTAAAAATTGAATACCCAACTCTGTCGGATATTAATTCTGAAAGCGTAAGAAAATTTCGATTATTTTTGGCAAGACAACCGGGCTTAAACGGAGACCTGAAAAGTGTGACCCAAGGATATTATGTGATAGTTTTGCGGGCTTTTTTGAAGTGGGCAATTAAAAATGACTTGAAATCGATGCAGCCGGAAAAAATTGACGTCCCAAAAAACAGCGAACACTCTTTGAAGTTTTTGAATGGAGAGCAGATAGCCAGACTATTTAACCAACCTTTGTTGTCTACGCCCGCCGGGTTGCGGGACAGGGCGATTTTGGAATTGCTGTTTTCGGCCGGATTGCGGGTATCGGAATTGGTGGCTTTGAATCGAGATCAGATTGATTTGAAGACCAGGGAATTTGGGATAATCGGCAAGGGTGGAAGATCCAGACTGGTTTTTATTTCCCAATCGGCCAAGGTGATTTTAGAGAGATATTTGAGAAGCAGGACCGATAAGTTTAGGCCGCTATTTGTAAATTTGAAGAAAAGAAAGGACATTACGGCCAGTGAAGAAAAAGCCAGGCTGTCTTCGAGGGCGATTCAGTATATGGTAAAAAGATTTACGCGTCAGGCAAAGATACCGGTTGGTGCCACCCCCCACACTTTACGGCACTCGATGGCGACTGATCTTCTAAGAAGCGGGGCTGATCTTCGGTCGGTTCAGGAATTGCTTGGCCACAAAAACATTGCCACTACTCAAATTTATACTCACGTAACAGATGCAAGATTGAGGGAAGTACACGAGAAATATCATAGCGGAAATCGGAAATAG
- a CDS encoding DNA topoisomerase subunit B, whose translation MADTNNQYTGKQIVVLEGLEPVRKRPAMYIGSTDVTGLHHCITEIIDNSIDEALAGFAKNIWVIIHPDNSATIADDGRGIPIDIMPKYNKPALEVIMTTLHSGGKFEGAAYKVSGGLHGVGAACVNALSTLYRVEVRRDGKIHAMEFARGKVKTKLSEITETNVAKLKELIPQNISGTTTTFFPDKEIFKDTLEFDNKTIIKSLKDRAYLTSKIYFHYFDERNNTEHNYYFEGGIVSLLRETNKNKVVVHEPIYLHKAENDVDVEVAIQYNDTFQENTPSFVNIINTHEGGAHLSGFKTALTKVIKDYAAKKELLKGKDDIITGDDVREGLTAVISIKMPSKDLQFEGQTKGKLGNSEVTPIVTKIVREELEMYFEEHPDVAKAIVGKSILAIQIRKAAKAAKDAIMRKGAFDSLGLPGKLADCQSRKPEECEIFVVEGDSAGGSAKQGRDRKFQAILPLWGKAINTEGMRIDKIVGSEKLKDLIIALGMGIGESLNPEKLRYHRIILMSDADVDGAHISTLLLTFLYRHMPYTIEHGHVYLSMPPLYRIKTGKVTKYVYTDEEKESYLKTLPDIKGIDIQRFKGLGEMNPQQLWDTTMNPETRMLKKINIEDAEKTDEIFRILMSEDVPPRKKFITSHAHLATLDL comes from the coding sequence ATGGCAGACACAAACAACCAATACACCGGAAAACAAATTGTCGTCCTCGAGGGGCTTGAGCCCGTCCGCAAGCGCCCGGCTATGTATATCGGTTCCACCGACGTCACCGGGCTTCATCACTGCATCACCGAAATCATCGACAATTCCATCGACGAAGCCCTGGCTGGGTTTGCCAAAAACATCTGGGTAATAATCCATCCCGACAATTCAGCTACTATCGCCGACGATGGCCGCGGTATCCCCATCGATATCATGCCCAAATACAACAAACCGGCCCTGGAAGTCATCATGACCACTCTTCACTCCGGCGGCAAGTTCGAAGGTGCCGCCTACAAAGTTTCCGGCGGTCTCCATGGTGTCGGCGCCGCCTGCGTTAATGCTCTTTCCACACTCTACCGGGTTGAAGTCCGGCGTGATGGCAAAATTCATGCTATGGAATTTGCCCGGGGCAAAGTCAAAACCAAGCTTTCCGAAATCACCGAAACCAATGTCGCCAAGTTAAAAGAATTAATCCCTCAAAACATTTCCGGCACCACTACCACCTTCTTTCCCGACAAAGAAATTTTTAAAGACACCCTCGAGTTTGACAACAAAACCATTATCAAATCCCTCAAAGACCGTGCTTATCTGACATCAAAAATTTATTTTCATTATTTTGACGAAAGAAACAACACCGAACACAACTATTATTTTGAGGGCGGAATTGTCTCACTGCTACGCGAGACCAACAAAAATAAGGTCGTTGTCCACGAGCCTATTTATCTTCACAAAGCCGAAAATGATGTCGATGTTGAAGTCGCCATTCAATACAACGATACTTTCCAAGAAAATACCCCGTCATTTGTCAACATTATAAACACCCACGAGGGCGGCGCCCATCTTTCCGGGTTCAAAACCGCCCTCACCAAAGTCATCAAGGACTATGCCGCCAAAAAAGAACTGTTAAAGGGCAAAGATGACATCATTACTGGCGACGATGTCCGCGAGGGCTTAACCGCCGTTATTTCCATCAAAATGCCCAGCAAGGATCTTCAGTTCGAAGGTCAAACCAAAGGCAAATTGGGCAACAGTGAAGTCACCCCGATTGTTACCAAAATCGTCCGCGAAGAATTGGAAATGTATTTCGAAGAGCATCCCGATGTCGCCAAAGCCATCGTCGGCAAATCAATCCTGGCCATTCAAATCCGCAAAGCCGCCAAGGCCGCCAAAGATGCAATTATGCGCAAAGGGGCTTTTGATTCTCTCGGACTTCCCGGCAAACTGGCCGATTGCCAATCCCGTAAGCCCGAAGAATGTGAAATTTTTGTCGTCGAAGGAGACTCCGCCGGTGGCAGCGCCAAGCAGGGGAGAGACCGCAAGTTTCAGGCCATTCTTCCGCTTTGGGGAAAAGCCATCAACACCGAAGGTATGCGCATCGACAAAATTGTTGGTTCCGAAAAACTCAAAGATCTAATAATTGCCCTCGGCATGGGAATAGGGGAGAGCCTAAATCCCGAAAAGCTCCGTTATCACCGCATAATTCTAATGTCCGATGCCGACGTCGACGGCGCCCACATCTCAACCCTTCTTTTGACTTTTCTCTATCGCCACATGCCATATACCATCGAACACGGTCACGTCTACCTATCCATGCCACCGCTGTACCGCATCAAAACCGGAAAGGTCACAAAATATGTCTATACCGACGAAGAAAAAGAATCCTATCTCAAAACTCTCCCCGACATCAAAGGCATAGATATCCAGCGCTTCAAAGGTTTGGGGGAAATGAACCCTCAACAGCTTTGGGACACCACCATGAACCCCGAAACCAGAATGCTGAAAAAAATAAACATCGAAGATGCTGAAAAAACCGACGAAATTTTTAGAATCTTAATGAGCGAAGATGTCCCACCCCGCAAAAAATTTATTACTTCTCATGCCCATCTGGCTACCCTTGATTTATAA
- a CDS encoding RluA family pseudouridine synthase: MDEKIGIVFEGEEMMVLDKPGGLVVTNEGRTNRQATLEDWLRDKKSNNLERAGIVHRLDKGTSGLIVVAKTKKALDYLKSQFKKRKVQKKYIALICGDLPREGGMKVPIGRSRFGFGKFGVDPDGKKAETRFRLISKYKRGNRIYSLVDIDLLTGRTHQIRVHFSNLRWPLVGDVLYGGEPFDKLRASGGRPFLHAHQISFTDVNGKVVSFESEIPSDLKDVLAEYEKTG, encoded by the coding sequence ATGGATGAAAAGATCGGAATAGTTTTTGAAGGCGAGGAGATGATGGTTTTAGATAAACCGGGAGGATTGGTGGTAACTAATGAGGGACGGACGAACCGGCAGGCGACTCTAGAGGATTGGCTGAGGGATAAAAAGTCAAATAATTTAGAAAGAGCGGGGATAGTGCACCGATTGGATAAGGGGACCTCGGGATTGATAGTGGTGGCAAAAACTAAAAAAGCCCTGGATTATTTGAAAAGTCAGTTTAAAAAAAGGAAAGTACAAAAAAAATATATTGCGTTAATTTGCGGAGATTTGCCAAGAGAGGGGGGAATGAAAGTGCCGATAGGTCGCAGCCGTTTTGGCTTTGGGAAATTTGGAGTTGATCCGGACGGCAAGAAGGCGGAAACCCGATTTCGGCTGATTTCAAAGTATAAAAGGGGTAACCGAATCTATAGCTTGGTGGATATTGATCTTTTGACCGGGAGAACTCATCAGATTAGAGTTCATTTTAGTAACTTGAGATGGCCGTTGGTGGGAGATGTGTTGTATGGCGGGGAGCCCTTCGACAAGCTCAGAGCTTCCGGCGGGAGGCCGTTTCTACATGCCCACCAGATTAGTTTTACCGATGTAAACGGGAAAGTTGTGTCATTTGAATCGGAAATACCTAGTGATCTAAAAGATGTTTTGGCGGAATATGAAAAAACGGGTTAA
- a CDS encoding ferredoxin encodes MKKIIVNQDKCIGCNTCPLIDPEVFALDQQTYKAIVIKQPETIDEKVDSAVASCPVGAITIEEQL; translated from the coding sequence ATGAAAAAAATTATCGTCAACCAGGACAAATGCATCGGCTGCAATACCTGCCCATTAATAGATCCCGAGGTATTCGCCCTTGATCAACAAACTTACAAAGCCATCGTCATAAAACAGCCAGAAACTATCGATGAAAAAGTAGACTCCGCTGTCGCTTCCTGTCCGGTAGGCGCCATTACAATTGAAGAGCAGTTATAA
- a CDS encoding TraR/DksA C4-type zinc finger protein has translation MKSETKPAESIKFPGRLVAPIKHFLEGEIVRLKRREKDIKQSDPFMDAARSTENSIEEDVDEQVGHFETVVKANFIKKQIVQVRKALTYLRIGKYGTCEKCGKMIDTDRLAIKPEATVCIKCEKESEF, from the coding sequence ATGAAATCAGAAACGAAGCCGGCGGAGAGTATTAAATTTCCCGGCAGATTGGTAGCACCGATAAAACATTTCCTTGAGGGAGAGATTGTCCGCTTAAAGCGCAGAGAGAAAGACATAAAGCAGTCTGATCCGTTTATGGATGCAGCCAGGTCGACGGAAAATTCGATTGAGGAGGATGTGGATGAACAGGTGGGGCATTTTGAAACGGTGGTAAAGGCTAATTTTATTAAAAAACAGATTGTTCAGGTCAGAAAGGCTTTGACTTATCTAAGGATTGGGAAGTATGGAACTTGCGAGAAGTGCGGGAAGATGATAGATACAGACCGGTTAGCAATTAAGCCTGAAGCAACCGTTTGTATTAAATGTGAGAAAGAGTCAGAGTTCTAG
- a CDS encoding YebC/PmpR family DNA-binding transcriptional regulator has translation MSGHSKWSNIKNRKGAQDKKRSEVFTKAAKNILTAIRTGGGNTNREANLHLKTAIVAARDVDMPKDNIERLIANFEEKKANMGNYVFEGYGPHSVPFIIEAETDNKNRTLTELKLMFRNCGGSLVEGGSVLYQFDKRGEIEVEQIPVDRELDLIDAGAEDISENRIYVDPGNLTEVAEKIKNMGIKVVRYEIVMVPKMPLMLSREEDVADVLDLVGELEESDDVINVFTGFDYVQKV, from the coding sequence ATGTCCGGTCATTCTAAGTGGTCGAATATCAAAAACAGAAAGGGAGCGCAAGATAAAAAGCGAAGCGAAGTTTTTACTAAGGCAGCCAAGAATATCCTGACGGCAATTCGGACGGGTGGGGGGAATACAAATAGGGAGGCTAACTTACATCTCAAGACGGCAATTGTCGCGGCCCGAGATGTCGATATGCCGAAAGACAATATCGAGCGGTTAATCGCTAATTTTGAGGAAAAAAAAGCGAATATGGGAAACTATGTTTTTGAGGGCTACGGTCCCCACTCGGTCCCATTTATCATTGAAGCGGAAACAGATAACAAAAATAGAACTTTGACGGAACTGAAATTAATGTTTAGAAATTGCGGAGGAAGTTTGGTGGAGGGAGGATCGGTGCTGTATCAATTTGATAAAAGGGGAGAGATAGAGGTTGAACAAATACCAGTAGACAGGGAGCTTGATTTGATTGACGCCGGAGCTGAGGATATATCGGAAAACAGGATATATGTTGACCCAGGGAATCTGACCGAGGTGGCGGAAAAAATTAAAAATATGGGGATAAAAGTTGTTCGGTATGAAATAGTAATGGTGCCAAAAATGCCTTTAATGCTTTCCCGCGAGGAAGATGTGGCTGATGTGCTTGATCTGGTGGGAGAATTGGAGGAAAGTGATGATGTGATTAATGTTTTTACCGGGTTTGACTATGTCCAAAAGGTTTAA
- a CDS encoding DNA gyrase subunit A: MEKSYLDYAMSVIVQRALPDVRDGLKPVHRRIIYAMDKMGLSASGRNVKSAAVVGDVLKSYHPHGDMSVYMALVRMAQDFSLRYPLVKGQGNFGSIDGDPPAAMRYTEVRMSRLTPEMVADIGKETIEMMDNYDGSTKEPTVLPSRIPNLLLNGADGIAVGMATRIPPHNLKEICQAISHILDHCHLEKIETPLEISHIKPKTTEELVLQPVYHLTNQHFNLETAATVEELTKYVQGPDFPTSGEIYGKTGIIEMYTSGRGKFAIRGKTAIEETKSGKIRIIITELPYQVNKAEFVKKIADLVRDKKIVGISDLRDESDRHGIRVVVEIKKNGKPKSVLNKLFKYTPLQSSYSANMLALVDGVPQTLNLRQFLLLFLRHRESIVRARTIFDLKGNYMRAHILEGLKKALDIIDEVIKTIRASKSTDDARDNLISKFSFTDLQANAILEMQLRRLAALERQKLDEEYDSIKKLIDELTSILTVEAKMVSVLKTENDEISQKYGDTRKTKIYVRGLDDFSEEDLIPNEPTIVTLTKTGYVKRVPKDTYKTQHRGGVGIVGMSTKAEDEIENVMSVETHDDLLFFTNKGRVFRIKVWDIPEANRQSKGQALINLINTVQGETVQTALPLSKDEKNKFILLATKKGIVKKTSLEKFKNIRQNGLAAIKLDLNDELIWAKTTTGGCQVFLVTHDGKCIRFDEKDTRPMGRQTRGVRGILLKENDYLVSIGIIPSTITKVGQVNGFRHLLVVTENGVGKRSNVYLYPLQKRGGVGVKVAALTPKTGKIAAAQVVSEIHNQVILVSKKAITIKLPLKNIPTLNRNTKGVILMRFKSADDKLNAMTVLEINDTDKENPASDRAGESAKKSADKVV; encoded by the coding sequence ATGGAAAAATCGTATCTCGATTACGCCATGAGCGTTATCGTTCAGCGGGCTCTGCCCGATGTCAGAGACGGGCTAAAACCTGTTCACCGGCGCATCATCTATGCCATGGACAAAATGGGTTTATCCGCAAGCGGAAGGAACGTCAAATCAGCTGCTGTTGTCGGCGACGTCCTAAAATCCTATCACCCCCACGGCGACATGTCTGTTTATATGGCCCTGGTCCGTATGGCCCAGGATTTTTCTCTTCGCTACCCACTGGTCAAAGGCCAGGGGAATTTTGGTTCCATCGACGGGGATCCACCCGCTGCCATGAGGTACACCGAAGTCAGAATGTCCCGTCTCACCCCGGAAATGGTCGCTGATATCGGAAAAGAAACCATTGAAATGATGGACAACTACGACGGCTCCACCAAAGAGCCCACTGTTCTTCCTTCCCGTATTCCCAATCTCCTTTTAAATGGCGCCGATGGTATCGCCGTTGGTATGGCCACCAGAATCCCACCCCACAACCTCAAAGAAATTTGTCAGGCCATCAGTCATATTCTGGACCACTGTCATCTCGAAAAAATTGAAACCCCCCTGGAAATTTCCCACATCAAGCCCAAAACAACTGAGGAGTTAGTTTTACAGCCGGTTTATCATCTTACCAACCAGCATTTTAATCTGGAAACTGCCGCCACAGTAGAGGAGTTGACTAAATATGTTCAAGGCCCGGATTTCCCCACCTCCGGAGAAATATACGGTAAAACCGGAATTATCGAAATGTACACTTCCGGTCGTGGTAAATTCGCTATCCGTGGGAAAACCGCCATCGAAGAAACAAAATCCGGAAAAATCAGAATCATCATCACCGAGCTACCATATCAGGTAAACAAAGCCGAATTCGTAAAAAAGATAGCCGACCTGGTTCGCGACAAAAAAATTGTTGGCATCTCTGATCTCCGCGACGAATCCGACCGGCATGGTATCAGGGTGGTGGTCGAAATCAAAAAAAACGGTAAACCAAAATCGGTGCTCAACAAGCTTTTCAAGTACACTCCCCTCCAAAGCTCTTATTCCGCCAATATGTTGGCTCTGGTCGACGGCGTTCCCCAAACCCTAAATCTTCGTCAGTTTTTGCTTCTTTTCCTCCGCCATCGTGAATCAATAGTCCGCGCCAGAACAATTTTCGATCTAAAAGGTAATTATATGAGGGCTCATATTCTGGAAGGTCTCAAAAAAGCCCTGGATATCATAGATGAGGTTATAAAAACCATCAGAGCCTCCAAGAGTACCGACGATGCCCGGGACAATCTTATTTCAAAATTTTCCTTTACCGATCTTCAGGCCAATGCTATTTTGGAAATGCAGCTTCGCCGTCTTGCCGCTCTCGAACGGCAAAAGCTCGACGAAGAATACGACTCCATCAAAAAGCTAATAGACGAATTAACCTCTATCCTTACGGTAGAAGCAAAAATGGTTTCCGTTTTAAAAACCGAAAACGACGAAATCAGCCAAAAATATGGCGACACCAGAAAAACAAAAATTTATGTCCGGGGCTTAGATGATTTCAGCGAGGAAGATCTGATTCCAAACGAGCCTACCATCGTCACCCTCACCAAAACCGGATATGTCAAAAGGGTTCCAAAAGACACCTACAAAACCCAACACCGCGGCGGCGTCGGTATCGTCGGCATGTCCACCAAGGCCGAGGATGAAATAGAAAACGTCATGTCCGTCGAAACTCACGACGACCTTTTATTCTTTACCAACAAAGGCCGTGTCTTTAGAATCAAAGTTTGGGATATCCCCGAAGCCAACCGTCAATCCAAAGGTCAGGCTCTGATTAATCTTATCAATACCGTTCAGGGCGAAACTGTCCAAACCGCTCTCCCACTTAGCAAAGACGAAAAAAACAAATTCATTCTTCTGGCCACCAAAAAGGGTATCGTTAAAAAAACTTCCTTAGAAAAATTCAAAAACATCCGCCAAAATGGTCTAGCCGCCATCAAGCTCGATCTAAACGATGAGCTGATTTGGGCCAAAACTACCACCGGTGGCTGTCAGGTTTTTCTCGTCACTCACGACGGCAAATGCATCCGCTTTGACGAAAAAGACACCCGTCCCATGGGCCGGCAAACCAGAGGAGTCAGGGGAATTCTTCTAAAAGAAAACGACTACCTGGTCAGCATCGGCATCATTCCCAGTACCATCACCAAGGTCGGCCAGGTCAACGGCTTCAGACATCTTTTGGTTGTCACCGAAAACGGCGTCGGCAAACGCAGCAATGTTTACCTTTATCCTCTCCAAAAACGCGGCGGAGTCGGTGTCAAAGTCGCCGCTCTCACCCCCAAAACCGGTAAAATCGCCGCCGCCCAGGTGGTTTCCGAAATCCACAACCAGGTAATTTTGGTCTCAAAAAAGGCCATAACTATCAAGCTCCCGTTAAAAAATATTCCCACTCTAAACCGAAACACCAAGGGCGTCATCCTGATGAGGTTCAAATCAGCCGACGACAAACTTAATGCCATGACTGTTCTAGAAATTAACGACACCGACAAGGAAAATCCAGCCTCGGATAGGGCAGGGGAGTCAGCCAAGAAATCAGCAGACAAAGTGGTCTAG